A stretch of DNA from Zootoca vivipara chromosome 16, rZooViv1.1, whole genome shotgun sequence:
GTAAAATGTGCAGGAATGTAGGATACGTAGAATGAACCATGGAAtcactggatattttaaagtttgtaaaatgtttatttgaaattgaaaaattgaaaattttataaaaattattatagaagaagaagagaggtggAATGCAAATATTTAATGAATGAACGTATGTTGAACAAGATCCCATTATTCTCTGAATCAGATTCAGTACATCATAGCTGATACAGTGGCAACATGAGATGCCTGTTAACCAACCTCTCACTATTACTGTTGAAAAAAGACCCTCTTCCCCAGGAGATCCCACAGAGCTTCCTTAACATCTTTGTTCCTGAGGCTGTAGATGTAAGGGTTGGACATCGGGGTGAGGACAGTGTACACCACAGCAAAGACAGCCCCTCGCTGGGATGAGTAGCTGGATGTTGGCAGAAAGTAGACAGCAATGATAGCTCCATAGAAGAGGGTCACCATGGTGAGGTGGGAGCCACAGGTGGAGAAAGCTTTGCGCCTCCCCGAAGAAGATAACTTCATCACAGCTACCACAATGCGGACATAGGTGAGGATGATGAAGACAAAAGGTCCAAGAACGACAATGACACCTTCAAAGAAGATTACGGCTTCATTGACGCTGGTGTCTGAGCAGGATAGCTGCAGGAGGGGCTGATGGTCGCAAAAGTAATGGAACAAGTGGTTGTCCCCACGATAACTGAGACGCAGGAGGAGGCTGGCATGGAGCATGGAGTGGAGGGTAGAAATAATCCAGCAACCAGCTACCAAGTATCCACAGACCTTCTGGTTCATTAccgtagtgtagtgtagtggatTGCAAATTGCAACGTAGCGATCCAGAGCCATGACGCTCACTATCAGAAGGTCAGTCACGCCAAACATGTAGAAAAAGAAGAACTGAGCCATGCAGCAGTAGAAAGGGATAGTCTTGGAAGTGGAGATGATGTGAGCCAACATCTGAGGCACGGTGACTGATAGGAAGCCCACATCCACCACAGAGAGGCTTCGAAGCAGGAAATACATGGGAGTCTGGAGTCGGGCATCCAGAGAGATGAGAATGATCATCATGATGTTGCCCAGAAGTCCTGCTGCATACATCAGCAGAAAGATTAGGAAGAAGAGTGGCTGCTCTTTAGGCTGGGTGGAAAAACCCAGAAGGACAAACTCGACGATGTCTGTGCCattctcacagtccatgggaccTGCAGATAGAAACACACCACACAGCTGGAATGAGGCAAAGGGCTTCAAAGCATAACTACCTGCCTAAAGGAAGACCCATCTAACACAACACTGAAAGGGATGGTTCAGTGGTTAAGATtgcagattttggaatgcagattCTGAAGTTGAACTCTTAATACAGTATTTGAATTTTGGCCTTTTTACACTTGTTGAGCAGTctttttgttttgtggttttatcaGATGGAAAATGCCGGCTGACATTAACAAACTGTCAGCTACCAAATACTGTCAAATCCTTTGGATACCGCCCACCATTTCATATCAACAAAGTCCTGTCAACATTTCTAAATACGATACCATATAGAGAATCAAATATTTTTGCTTGATCAATATTCTGGCATAGCTACCATTAAATACTAAGTGGTCATTCCCCCCCTCATTCAATTGTTTGAATATTGATAAAGGTCATCTCCTAAACCAGATATGGGGGACTTGTCGCCTTCCAACTGATGTTGGACCTCAACTCTCACCTGCCCCAgttagcacagccaatggccagggatgatggaagttgaagttaaacatctgaaggacacaggTTATCCACTCCTGCTCTGAACTATCCTTCTTTCCTGCTTACAATGATTCTCCATTTTTGTTGCATTATATCTTGCTAATGACCACCAGTCACACTCATTGTTTCAACACACCTATTCGTTTGTGCTTCCACCTTGACAGTTTTCATAGGATGGAACAAGAAATGGTGACAAACAACACATGACAAGCATGCATTTCCCAATTGTTAacattattttataattattaaaaaatgaaaaaaaaatggtgcAAGGCTGCCTTTTATGTGCTTTCAACACATAAAGATGCATTATATTGAGTAAAGCCCAGTCAtctttactctgactggcagcagtgtcCCAAGATCTAGGGCCGGGATTGCCCCCAGTGAGTCAATTTAAGAGTATTTGTCGTGATCATGAATCTGTGGAACAAAGTAGCACATTCACATGGCATGCGTTATCTTTTGCAACCTCATGATGCCATGGAAAACCAAGGCAATAACTGATCGAAGAAGAATCTGACAGATTCGGGGACCACAGGGCACATGTGAATGAAGTATAGAGACCATGAATGACTGAGTGGGGGAAAGTGGATGGCAGATGATAATTTACCCCTGTGCATCTTACTAGACAGTCAAGTGCAGCAGCAGATATAGAcagaagatggggagggagagatagggagggagacagaacatattttttggtggtggtgagcCATGTTCTAAAATAGGGGTTTGCTGTTATCATGTCTAGTAAGATCACATCATCGTCTGATCACAAAGTTTCATGGATATTGAACTAGATGTAGGGATGTGTGAATCTGTCCACTTTGGTTcctttcagttttttgttttcataatcttaaattcaattctctacACTGCCACATcagtgtgctttttattttatgtccttgtggtggaaatgggtgatagactgactgatagctgttgacgactgaaaacgactgcaaatggacttgcatgaaaaagcaaggggtgaggactgttcatgcaagtccatttgcagtcgttcgcagtcgtcaacagctatcagtcaatcacccatttccaccacccctccccaccctttctctacatataagcgtctggggacttctgtctcagtgtatctgaagaagtgtgcatgcacacgaaagctcataccaaaataaaagcttagttggtctttaaggtgctgctggaaggaatttttttattttgtttcgactacgtcagaccaacacggctacctacctgtaacttgcttTGAAGTATCATTTGAAGTATCATGCAGTATCTCTGCACACAAATCAGAATGAGTGCTAATTAAATGCCCAttatcatctaatctccctgcaaattAATAAACAAGTTTTCTGGAAGCAGGCTGTTAGTCTGCTCCAGTGCAAACAATGAAGGGGGCTTCCTGATGGCTGTTTATTGTAGGATCAGTGTTCCTCATGCATGCAaaggtttgggtttgtttttggtttttttggtagAGGACACACCACATTGTTTTGATATTTCAAGGACCCATTTGCAAGTTAAGTCCTCACCTGAAAGCACCCAAAGAGGTGGAAGATGGTACCTTAAAGACTGTGATAAacacttgccccccccaaaatggggcagtATAATTCACAACAAGAAACTTAGGATGTGAAGGTGAGCAATCAAGCTGAAACTACAGCACATATTAGAGGTCTTCTACTGTCCCATAATCACTTTACCTATTTTGTGTTTTACATTGCCCTTCCTTATATCAAATGTCCACATTTTACATCCTTGTGTACAACATATCCACAGGCTTTCCATTCACAGAtatacagacacagacacacaagcattttctctctccaaacttTTATGCCAGGTTGATTTTGCATCAAAAGGGCTGCCATGTCTTGCCTTGGTCTGGGCCAGACAAATTCAGTCCCACCACAGACTCTCATTCTGTCACTCAGCTGATGAAAGTCTAAATAAAGGGTGCCTAgcacactgttctcgaagctaccaacacgtgtcacgaagagctggacatgactaaacaacaacaacaacaacacactgttACAGACATTGTATTAAAAGTTAATGGGGCATCAGAGACTGTAGCGTGCTACAAGATAGTAGCTAAATCCATCCTTACCTGCCTCTGTCTGGATGCTCTTAACTCCTCACTCACTTGATCTTCAGGCTTGAACAAAAGCCCTGGGTAAAATGGAACAAAACTCAACAGAACTGCTTTGCTTAAGTATCTCTAAGTTCTGATTTAAGAAACAGGAAGGGTCTTGTTAAAGATTTGCATTGGGAGCCTGTAGAGATCTCTCACAAGCCGCTTGTATAGctgctctattttttaaaaaaaggaaagaaaagggagatattaaaagcacaacttcagacaataccaatgagacggaaacatggaaggtgtctaaagaagccagggtggctatctaaataacttttaactgagttaagatttaaaagggatatgtaccaaaaatgggaaaggggggaaatcaccagagaggaattcaaacaaatagccagcacgtgtagagacaaagtcagaaaagctaaagcacagaatgaactcgggcttgctagagaggttaaaagcaacaaaaagggcttttatggttatgtccgtagcaaaagcaagaacaaggaaacagtggggtcacttaggggagaagattgtgaaatgcgaacaggggacagagaaagggcagaactcctcaataccttctttgcctcagtcttctccaaaaaagaaaacaatgcccgacctgaagaatatggagcagatgattcagcaggggaaacacagcccagaataagtaaggaggtaatacaagaatacttggctaatttagatgtattcaagtctccagggccagatgaactacatccaagagtattaaaagaactggcagaggtgatttcagaaccactggcaataatctttgagaattcctggagaacaggcgaagtcccagcagactggaggagggcaaatgttgtccctattttcaaaaaggggaaaagagaggacccaaacaattaccgcccagtcagcctgacatcaataccaggaaagattctagaacagatcattaagcaaacggtctgtgagcacctagaaaggaacgctgtgatcactaaaagtcagcatgggtttctgaaaaataactcatgtcagactaatctgatctcattttttgacagaattacaagcctggtagatgaagggaacgctgtggatatagcctatcttgatttcagcaaggcctttgacaaggtgccccatgatattcttgtaaagaagctggtaaaatgcgggctagacaatgctaccattcagtggatttgtaactggctggctgaccgaacccaaagggtgctcatcaatggctcctcttcatattggagagtagtgactagtggtgtgccacagggttctgtcttgggcccagtcttattcaacatctttatcaatgacttggatgatgggcttgagagcatcctgagcaagtttgcagatgacaccaaattgggaggggtggctaataccccagaggacagaatcacacttcagaatgaccttaacagattagacaactgggccaaagcaaacaagatgaattttaacagggagaaatgtaaagtactacacttgggcaaaaaaaatgaaaggcacaaatacaggatgggagacacctggcttgagagcagtacatgtgaaaaggatctaggagtcctggtagaccacaaacttgacatgcgtcaacagtgtgatgcagcagctaatcaataggagtatagcgtctagatcaagggaagtaatagtaccactgtattctgctctggtcagacctcacctggagtactgtgtccagttctgggcaccacagttcaagaaggatactgacaagctggaacgtgtccagaggagggcaaccaaaatggtcataggcctggaaacaatgccttatgaggaacggcttagggagctgggtatgtttagcctggagaagagaaggttaaggggtgatatgatagccatgttcaaatatataaaaggatgtcatatagaggagggtgaaaggttgttttctgctgctccagagaagcggacacggagcaatggattcaaactacaagaaagaagattccacctaaacattacgaagaacttcctgacagtaagagctgttcaacggtggaatttgctgccaagaagtgtggtggagtctcctttggaggtctttaagcagaggtgtgacagccatctgtcaagaatgctttgatggtgtttcctgcttggcagggggttggactggatggcccttgtggtctcttccaactctatgattctatgattcttcaactCTAAAAAGAAAACTTAGCAATCGTAGCaacctagaaaagaccctgatgttgggaagattgagggcacaaggagaaggggacgacagaggacgagatggttggacagtgttctcgaagctacaaacatgagtttgaccaaacggcgggaggcagtgcaagacaggagtgcctggtgtgctatggtccatggggtcacaaagagtcggacacgactaaacgactaaacaacaacaacagcaatcgtGTTCTATATATCAAGTATAAAAATTCCACCCTTTCCCCATCGTATGTTTCCCACCATATACTGGATTGTATCTTATCTGTTTACATGAAATCAGGCCACCAAAGACTGCAACACAATTCAGACTACAACCGACCTTGCCTTTTAACCTCTATCgattcagctagactggtaacaaaaatgcaatttatatgcgttgtatgtgcgatataacattgtgccaccagatggcgacccggagtcccgtttttctcgacctgttttccctgtttaaatttacaacgttTTATACCTGCCTATGTCAGGCAGGGCAGGGctaagacattttgccacctgagatgAACCACGAAATGCCCCCActgcagggaggaagggggaCATGAAGATCTACATGAGGaacaagggggagagggaagatcAACATCGGGAACAAGCAGGAAGTAAAGAGCTACattagaaaaaaaaaggggggagagatttACATTGGGGACAAGCGAGAAGAGACATTTGGAATAAGGgtgggaatcaaatcaaccttacccagTGGATAAACTGGGAATCAAGGGTTGCGGATCCCAGGAGACTCCAGAGGGCAGCTCCTGCCGTTTCCTCCCTAGTTACTATGGTTTaaacagaaagatgacaaatcttCCCAGCCATTGCAAGTGACCTGGTCTGCTGTCTAGGTGCTAGTCATGGGTGGGCACATTCAAGGGCCATCTACCTGTTCTCCCCTTtggggttaaaaggtaaaggtaaagggacccctgacaattaagtccagttgtgaacgactctggggttgtggcgctcatcttgctttacaggccgagggagacggtgtttgtccacttccgcagtttttccaggtcatgtggccagcatgactaagccacttctgacgaaaccagagcagcgcacggaaacaccatttaccttcctgccagaacggtacctatttatctatttgcactttgacatgctttcaaactgctaggtcggcaagagctgggaccgaacaacgggaactgttgcggggatttgaactgcctaccttttgattggcaagcccaagcggcacagtggttacTTATCTTTAAAATGGACTTGGAGCCAGACAGCCTTTCACATAGAGAATGCCTTCCAACAGAGGACTTTAAAGGAGGACCCAGGACCATTTACGTACATACTAGGCATGTGGTGGCAATTATGACATTTCTGAACTAGTATCAGGGTACATTGAAGGAGTAGCCTGAACAAGTGGAGAATTAATCCAGCAAGACAGAGATACTGTTTCCTGGAGAGTCACGAGTCGTGGAGAATGTGTATGATGGGGTTGCGCTTTGCTTTGTTGCTTATGGGTACACCTTAATCCAGCACTGCCTGAGATTGCCCAGGTGGTTGGGATGACTTCCTAAAACACTCTTGGCTGGTGTAGCTGTTCTGTCCTTTTCCTGGAGAAGTCAGCCTTGGCCACAGTCATCCATGTGTTGCACGCCCACCCAATCTCCCAGTGCtgtaagattccaggggttctaggCACTTACTCAGGATTCACTTTCCTCGGAATGAGTGACAaatgagactgtggtgtctttgtgatatatggtttatttacacatgcttctcccatagtcacagccttggattccagcagaaatcaagcatgtctctccctCACAGGCTTCAGCCTGCAGCCTGCTTCTagctcacacacgcacacaacacAACTTTGGCTTTTGTCCTTATAACTAACAGCCAATTGAGGCAGCCGGCCCacccatttgttttctgacacagagccacttcctttgttaccttaatgacccatacttGAGGGACCATTACCTCATCAGGAAGctggctattccagcaactgaatccttgctggatccaggaattaagaGTGCATGCACCCCGCTCCAactgccagtgtggtatagtggttaggagcggtagacttgtaatctggggaaccgggttcgtgtctccgctcctccacatgcagctgctgggtgaccttgggctagtcacacttctctgaagtctctcagccccacccacctcacagggtgtctgttggggaggaggggaaaggagattgttagccgctttgagactccttcgggtagtgataaagcaggatatcaaatccaaatccaaactcttcttccaatTTACAGCATATgaatttatgatatgcaaattaGACTACAATAATACAATGAAAGTCAAGTGCATTTAAAGAGTTTTGAGAGATTTCAATTGATTCAAAATGTGGCTGCCAGGATATTAACTGGAGTTAGTCACACACAATATATAACTGCTGTGTTGCtttttagaattgtagagttggaagggaccctgaggatcatccagtgcAGGGGTGCCCCACAGGTCAATTGCGATCTACCTGTCGATCGTGGGATGAACCTAGTCGATCCTGGTTGATCGCAGGACCCtgatgcctcccccaccccccaaaaaagctcacctTTGGCTGATCCTTCCCcccaaaactcaacaacttcgATCAATTCAATGGGTAgtatcactgccagtttatttatagtgggagtagatcacagtctcttggaagttggccacccctagtgcaaccccccccccccccgccatgcagGAATAGGCTGCTGTCCCATATTGAGCTCCGTCATTGAGAGGAGAGGTGGACCTACAGAGAAAGAAATTGCTGTATCATCCATAACTGGTGAACACCACTCTGCTGTGTGATGATGAGTAATCTTCCCTTGGAGTAATTTCAAAGCTACTCCATTGTCCTACAAAAAGTCGGATTTTGTGAGTGGGGATGAAGGCTAAACAGGGAAGGCATACCTGATGTCAAGC
This window harbors:
- the LOC118075220 gene encoding olfactory receptor 1B1 — its product is MDCENGTDIVEFVLLGFSTQPKEQPLFFLIFLLMYAAGLLGNIMMIILISLDARLQTPMYFLLRSLSVVDVGFLSVTVPQMLAHIISTSKTIPFYCCMAQFFFFYMFGVTDLLIVSVMALDRYVAICNPLHYTTVMNQKVCGYLVAGCWIISTLHSMLHASLLLRLSYRGDNHLFHYFCDHQPLLQLSCSDTSVNEAVIFFEGVIVVLGPFVFIILTYVRIVVAVMKLSSSGRRKAFSTCGSHLTMVTLFYGAIIAVYFLPTSSYSSQRGAVFAVVYTVLTPMSNPYIYSLRNKDVKEALWDLLGKRVFFQQ